GTTTCGTGGAATTTTCCATGGGCTGTTCTCTTCTGCGAGTGTGTTTTTCCTTGCATCGCATCTTGTGCCCTGAGTCTTGGAAATGCATCAGTTGCTGCAGTGCCATCATTCCCGTTAGCTCGCGCACCTGCATTGCAGCTCTGTAGATTGCGTCCTATGAATTTCTTAAATCAAACCCACTTGCAGCTTTTTATACAAGAAAACTGCGTTGAAAATCAGCAACGTTATTCAGTGGATTTACAAGTGTAGTTAGAAAGCGAATTGTCATTTCAGGAAATTACTTATTCTGTTACTTATTCGGGAGCTTGTTCACTCGTCCCAAGCAGACTACTCGCTCTTTAACAACATTATACTAACATGTCTTAAAAGATATGTTACTATGGATACACAGTCAAAAATCCTTCCAGCATCCTTCCATGAACCTTCGTTTAGTTACGTTCAGTTAAAATGTTGGCGCCATCTCTATCTGCTTAATTTATAACCAGTGTCAGTACTTATGGGTTgcgtttattgtatttttatcattGCTGTCTAATGTAAGCTTATGAACTCTTAATCATGACAATACCACATATGCGTCATAAAGTGTAGTCATGACGTGCATATGAGTCTCAATCggtttttgttttcaaaacagCAATGTAAAGCAATCAGTGCCCCATCTTGGCCTGGTTGCATTTACTAACAATGTGATCTGACGTCTGTTCCTTATATCCTAAGAGAATTGGAAGTCATACGCAGTAGTTTTATTTTTCCCGAGGGggaaataagataaaaaaattcTGCTTTAGTAAGGATAAACATTAGAGACTGAGAACCAGAAAATTCCATAACTCTAAACAGAATCCATATGCACCGAAGAAAAATTAAGTCTTACCCATAACGGTAAATTTCAGTCGAGGTGATTTTTCGGCCAAAACCACTGAGAAAAGAGTGGCCAGTATGAGCAGATTCATGTTGTTCCGCGATGCTTTAATTGGAGTGACGCCGCGTTAATAAAAGTCTCGTTTTAGATTAAGACTGGTGTTGTTTTGCAGGAGTGCGCGTACAATAAGCGGGCGCTGCCTGTCCCTCACCAGACCTCTATGAGAATCTGAGGGCTAATTGCCTTCACGTCACACCttctgaaagagagagaatggAGCGAGCAGACATGCGCTCACAACAGCGATCACACGGATTGACATCTTTAGATAAAGCTAAAcactttttcattattattttttacatgcaatgcaTTGTGAATAATGTATTTCACTGTAATACACTTCAGCTTGAAAATCTCGCAGACActaaatatttcttacactttaTCATAGTTAACGTtatcatattttacatgtaaGGGTGTAGCaatgacatttaaatatttgtaaatgtatatattgtaatatattgggGGCAGGGGTTGGGGGTGAGATTACTTCCATCAATAAGCTTGGCCTCCAGGCCCCCTTAAATTTGTAATGGTATTGCACTAAACAATTATGTGTGCAAAACAAGTAACCAAAAATTTGACCAAAATACCCCGTACAATCAAACTAATCTATTACAGCTGTTGCGaagggaaattaaatgaaaagtgaTCGTGGTATTCAATATAGATCTGCTCAAATTGTCAAGTTGTCGCCAGGGTTTTGTTCAGTGCGTACACACGCTGACTGAATTCCACACTCTCGTGGAGTGCAGATGTATGTACAAAGTAAGAGATTAATTTTGAAGTGTAGACATTGATTATAATgggattttttaaaagtatttcaatagatagttcacccaaaaatgaaaatgctttcattaattactcaccctaatgtctttccaaactcgtaagacctttgttcatcttcagaacacaaattaagataaatttgatgaaatccaagagctctttgaccctctatagacagcaagggaactaccacgatcaaggcacagaaaaataataaggaaatcattaaaatagtccatgtgatatctatggttcaaccgtaattttatgaagctactaGAATACTTTTGTgcgtaaagaaaacaaaaagattgACTTTATTTGTTATGGAAATgatctgttttggtttagtttctGTGTCTCCATTTTCCTGCCTAGTTAGTTTCTATGGTTTTTGATTAATTAGCCCCACACCTGTTTCTGTTTGTCCCTGATTACGTTCCCAGTATTTTAAAGTCTGTGTTCTCCATTATTTTTTGTCCACTATTGATGTTTGatcatttggatttgtgtttggttgggCCCTTGTGGATTATTAAGAGAACTATTTTGTTGTGCGCTTTGCTTTACACACCAACACGTGTGACAGAATAGCGGACCGAAAAGTGAGTACGTTTAGCtgcgtttttctttcttttgttttcccCCTCTCCCAGTATGGCTTTACCAGCTGTCCAGCTCCTATGCCTGGAGCAGTTGGACCGTTCGCTGGAGGATCACACGAAGAACTTTATCGATCTGACGTGTCTTACCCACTTCCCAGaccacttattttttttattacatgtgcCTGAGCGAGCGGTGTAAGGCATGCTTACCAGCGAACGATCCCAAAGAGGATTTTGCTGCtttcgtggagtgggtgctggagaataACGGATCACTGTTCACCGTCTGCCTCGCTGAGAAGGATATCTCCAACCCCACTCCTGAAGCAGAGACCAGCCATCCGTCATCCCACTGCATGGAATTACTGCCTGAGCCCACTGCAGACGGAGAACCTGAGCCCGCCGCAACTGAGCCGATCAGCGCTATGGAGCCTGAGGGAGTTTTGGTGGAGATTGAGGGCTTGGAGGGAAGCCAAACTCCTgccactgagggtgagctgcaacTGGTCACTGGACTATACAATGAGGAACTTATAGATGTTTTCCAGATGGATTTAATAGATTGGTTTTGGGAGGCATTACCCAATTctcctgtgtctccactggttccgcccatccctgaatctcctgtgtctccattGGTTCCACCCACCCCAAGTCCTtctgtgttccctcccagcctccctctcccacctcctctcaAACCACCCAGTTCCTCAACCGCATCTCCGCTGGTGCCTGTTGACATGTAATGATACACAAAATCCAGTTGCAagtgtaatacagtttttttgcAACAACGCAAACAAGCAAGATATGTGAACAGTGAGCAGGTGAGCTGAAAGCAAACAAAACTCTGAGGACGGGAGAGAAAGACTAGCATCGACAAGCTCagacaacgatctgacaacatgcagTACCAAATACAAGACAGATAAAGACAGGACAGAACAGAACAAGCATCAGGTGCAGCCACACTGATTGGCCCGTCAGCCCCACAGTTGCCGGAGCAACACTGAACGAGCAATCAGACAGATATTCAGAAACAGACATGCAGAAAGAACACACGGAACCATGAACCATGACCGTACCCCTCCTCCTAGGAGCACCTCCTGGCACTTCCAGAGGAACCTACCTggcgattgtaatcatcgataagcgAAATTATctaatatgtccctagcaggaatTCACCTCCTCTCCTCCAGaacgtaaccctcccagtccaccaggtactgaaatTCCCATCCCCTCCGCCTCAAGTCCAGAATATGGTTTATCGAATAAGTGAGTTCCCCATCTACTGTACGAGTCGCTGGGGTGGAGGAACTGGGACAGGCGTATTAATGGTAGGACAAAAAAAATAGGCTTTAATTTGGAGACATGGAAGAAGGGATGAATTGTTCTATATGCAGGAGGAAGTTTTAGGTGGACTGcaaccggattaataatcttggtgacAGTAGACAGgtggctttgaccggtggcgatctgTCTAGGCCTTGGTGTGCGACCCCACAAGGAGGATGGCTTCTCTAGCCCTCTTTCAGATGCAGTGGCACCTCTAGACAAAGGCGAGAGCAGAGGGGACCGTGACTTCGGATTCCCATACTCTGAAAgataggtggctggtaacctatgcTACACTCAAATGGAGATGGGCCCGTGGATTACACTGGTAAataattgtgtgcgtactccacccATGAGAGTTGCTGACTCCAAGAGGATGGGTTTTGGTTGGCTGACCATcactctggggatgaaacccagaAGAAAGACTAACTGTCGCCCCTAACAAATGACAAAATTCCTTCAGAAATTTGGAAACAAACTGAggccccctgtcagagaccatGTCCACTGGGAGTCCATGAATACGAAAGATGTTGAAAGACGTGATCAATGAAAGCAACCGCTGTTTCtctggctgagggtaatttgggcagaGTAACAAAATTAGTTGCCTTCAAGAAACGGTCCACCACAGTCAAAACTGGTTACCCTGCGACGGCGGGAGTCCCGAAACAAATTCTAGCAAAATGTgagaccagggtctcgaaggaaccAACAGCGGCTGAAGGAGTCCAGCAGGGGGTCAATTGGAAACCTTAGAAGTGGCACATACAGAGCAAGCCCAAAAAAATGTTGTCCTGGGCCATAGAGCGCCACCAGAACTGCTGTTTGACAAGAAATACTGTACGATTTacccctggatgacaagctacTTTGGAACAATGGCCCAAATCGATGACCTCGGACCGTAATTCTTCTGGAACAAATAAACTACTTGCTGGGCATCCAggcggaggcattaccccttctaaggccctATGGACCTTCGACTCGCTCTCCCAAGTCATACCCAATACCAAAATGCTATGTGGCACTATGGACTCGGGAGACAACGGGCATTTAGATCTGTCAAAAATGTGGAACAAAGCATCAGGTTTAATGTTCTTAGAACCTGGACGATAAGAATTTGAAAACAACCAAAAAATAAGCCCCACCTAGCCTGCCTAGAATTTAACCTTTTAGCAGAACTGATGTATTCAAGGTTCTCATGGTCGGTCCAGACTATAAAAAGGTCCCTCCGAACCCTTCAAccaatgacgccattcttccaaaGTGAGCTTAACTGCCAACAACTCTCaattaccaatgtcataattacatttGGCAGGAGACAAACAAAGAGAATAATATGCACAAGGGTGAACCTTACCATCTGCGGAAGAGCGCTGTGAAAGAACCGCACCAGCCCCCATCTCTGATGTGtggacctccaccacgaactgacagGAGGGACCAGGGGCCAacagaatgggagctgaaacaaagcaacTCTTTAGTTTGCAGAACGTGGCTTCTGCCATGCTAGACCACCTTGAACGTTGTCTTGGTGGAGGTTAAGGCAGTCAAAGGGTAGATAGCTGGCtgtaattgtgagaaaaaaaaatggcagagcCTTGCGGGAATCCAGAGTTGGCCAATCTACCACAGCCTGAACCATGTCAGGATCCATGCGTACTCCCTCAGATGATACAATGTACCATAGAAAAGAAACAGATGATGAAAAACaggtgcatgaaaaacgcattgctccgccttgacaaaaagcccattctctagaaGCCTCTGAAGCACTACCCTGACTTTCTGAACATGTTCCTGGGGAGAATgagaaaatatcaaaatgtcatccaGGTACACATATATGAACTGACCGACCATGTCTCTCAGCATGTCATTGACTAGTGCCTGGAAGAGATAGCCCAAACGGCATAACAAGCTACTCAAAATGACCCCTGAAGGTATTAAAagtggtcttccattcatccccctcccttatGTGAACCAGATGATAGGCATTGCGAAGATCTAACTTTGTGTCTATAGTTGTTTTGCTATGGtatttctttttaaagcacagggacaattcctcttgcagtgttttgtaggctgctgattttAGCTCATGTTATttagctgcaacagaatgctttgtaaaaagacagaatacaTCTTTGACATGTTTTGACTAGTCTGTGATTATGTTTTttgataatgttaatgttttttgctTGCTTAATTTCTGAAGGCCTGTATAATTCTGCTGTAATGAACTACAGTATGTTCACTATACTTTGCTATAcgtacaatgtttttattaaactgagatcatgttaaatacaaattcatcctcattaaaaatatttgatgACCTGACACTCATATCTGGTACTTGCATCAAGTGAGGGGTTTATGATGTGTGCAGTTAATAGATTACAATTGGATACTATTAGtcttaccctggagttggttcactcTCTGCCTATGCATCTAGAGATTTCAGTGATACATGACAGTTAAAAAACGACTTGAAATAATTCTGAAAGTACCTTAAGATAAATGTTAAAGTGTGCCCCTTAAAAGCATAAGTGTTCCCTGTCTGGCCCATTATTTTATCCTTATGATGTATGCATTAAAAATTTACTAAATCACCAAAAGTACTACCCAGCGATTTAATTtaggttaatgtttttttttgtatttgatcaTTTTGAATATCAACATTTGGCACGTTCTGGCTTTTCAACTCCAACTTACTCAATGAGGGACCATCTTACCACTTTTTACCATACtttagtaaatattttacattttgtgctaTAACAACTAAATTAACAAATGTTTCTATTTGTTTTCTATAAAATATTAGCTTAAACATTATTATCCTGCATACAGTATGTTAAACTTATAtctaaattacaatttaaaactaaaTCCACACCATCCTTGAAGGGGTATATTCCCCATATGTTTACAGTAGCAATACGTTTTTCTTCGGTGTggtgttcattttgttttgtcaGGTCTTGCTAATACTGTGATTTAGATTTTGACAGAATCAGCATTTAGGATCAGCTCACTCGGCGTCTTACCCATGTTATTGTCCTATTCTTCAAACTCATCAATGCTCCTGAAGCCCAGATACAGTAAACCAATGCTCAGTGCATCAGTGAAAGAAATGCCACTTTGCCACTTCCTCATTcaatgtacattattttacaaaaaaaaaactctgtcatttatcataaatattttcaaatgatgTGTGGGTAAACGgatatatttcaatttcaaagcTTTAAATTGTGCAAACTTGCAAACGTTCAGGACATTGTCTTATATATGTCTCTCTTTGGCTCCACTTAGTGGCCAAAAGGCGTGAGTGTCACATACTTTGGTCAAAGTAGTGGCACATATAGTTCCTCACATTTATAAAACAGAGAGCTGAACTATAATCacactttgttttgttattacaaagaaatggcaagacattcaattaaacatgaaatttttaatttcttttccctcatcttattttatttttgtaaaaatacttCAGCAATTTTAGTTTTATGTAATTATAATTGTCATCTTAATAAAATTGTTAGCTTAactgtttaattgtattttaattgtaaCACATTTTTGGAGAATAAGAagcatttttatttgacttttgtaCATGATTCTGTTTGTGGGCTGAGCACATCTGTAGCCAGACAGACCTATATAACAGACTGAGACATCTAGATGTAATCCTAAAGGGTTTAAACCATTGGTCATACACgtgattattatcttttttttctgggTTATTctgagcagcagcagaaatgattTTGCTCTGACttactctgtgtctctctctccctgcagAATCCAGTTAAAGCTTGAGAACTGTCTGTCCAACAAATCATGGCCTACCTAAAACATCACTGTGAGTCCCCATCCTTTCCTGTACACTCAGACAATAATCTGTCATCAGCGTAATAAAACATACCCCTCACAGATCAATTTCACTTAGAATAAACGgcataaatactgtaatatcaAACCTAAATCGTAGGTAATCAGATGAGAGGCAGCAGGGGGGAATTATTTCTCTGTTTAACAAAGAAGACAGTGACTGATGCAGATAATTATGCATATTTCTTTCTCTTGACACCACCCTTACATCTCATGCCATTTATCCTCCACGATCAGATGAGCTAAAGAAAAACATCAATGCAGCAACTAAAGAGTTTCTGCATTGATGAAACAGATGGAGCTTACATCTGGACTATTTTACACTGCTTGCACCAGAGTAGCAAAGAGGTATAATCACAATGTCATTTAAAATTACAGCCGTCAACTGTATTAATGAACCCTGCAAATTGTTCAGACTTCCAGGATTCAGAAATGAATTTTACCTAGAAATGAACTTGAATTTTTAATGAGGAGGTTTAAAATGGAACACGATGGAGTAAAGATAGCTAGACGAGATGGTTTTCTGAACAAGCAGACTTGcatagtctttaataatccattGCAAAACATGatcatttacaaatgcattagcaaaaacatcaaaatttggAAATATAACTTAGATACATTACATAAATTGCAAAGCATCTTAGGGAAACAACCATGTGTGGTCATGACATTTGCGCATAGCCATTTTACTTGATGTTGttaaaaaaagtcacaaaagacATTTATGTATGACCCTGCAAAATGTTTGTAATTTCACTGCAACCTATAAGAATAACATCTGTAATGTACAATATCACACACAATATGTAATACAATAATGCGTTTCAATCATTAACTTATCCATTTAAATCCttctctttttaaaaatgtattacttatttCCTGTTATAATGATACAAACTACAATAGACGTTTATAGGCCGTTAAGACTTCTATAGCAACATACATATTTCTATGGGTTATATATTTATGCAACAAAAAGTTACAGTATCTAAAAATGCATTGTAACAGCTGTCAGATGCATCATCGCATGGCCTGCTCTGGTTTAATTTGGCAGTGAAATGAATATCTCTAAAGGCTAACTGTATCAGAACCCTCTCATAGGAAGAGATTTCATTCATTATACTAAGAGCTGAGAGCCTAAAAAAATCGAGCAATAACACACCAAATCAAGGGCACACCACAACAATATCCAACAGTTatctaattatttaataatgaattattactATCTGACAATAAGAGTATTAATTATTCTTCAATTGTTTTTCAATTCATACTTTGGCATTGCTTATCAATATTACAGAAATGTATTACCAATTATATCTATTGTCTACCTTATTTCTCCcctaaaatgttataataataaagagTTATGTTACTATACCTAGTTATATTAATGTCAATCAGGCCCGCAAAATATGAATgagattattaatatttattgaagTTGAGTTCCTATGCCTATTTACATGGTTGTCAATCAGATCAGACTTGTTATGTTACTGTAAGGCTTTGTACCTTGCTGTGTTGTCGAGCTGCATTATGAATGATGAGCAGTTGCTCCACTATAATATTTACCACAGTTTTAAAGGCTTAACTAATTGTAACCATGGCCATGAATTCTCTATTCCAGCTCAAATAAGCTTCATTGTGAATCTCCCAGTGTCCCCACCATCTCCACCTCCACCCATGGATGATCGTGGCACAAAGTCTATAGTGGCAGTGTGTTTAATCTGACCTTTGCTCTGACTCCAGAAgaacataaacacaaaacagatcGCCACAGAGCTCAGGAAAGAGAGAAATCCCATGGTGGTAGCAATGATAAGTGTTTTTGCATCAAACGGGTAAGGACTTGACACCCTTGCAGAGGAGTTAGTAGAAGGAGGTAATGAAGTTTCCATCCATCCCTCGTCTGAGAAATATGACACTGTGCGGTTTTGTGGAAGCCCCTCCACTTGCAGACTCACTGAGACGCTGTCGTTGCCTGCTGCATTAGATGCAGTGCATAGATACGTTCCACTGTCCTGTACTTGGGTGTAACGCACCTCCAAGCTCCCATTAGCAAGCACTCGTACTCTCCCGACAGAGCTAAGTGCAGTCTGCTGGGCTGACAGCCAAGTAATAGAAGGTGATGGATAGCCGTCTGCTTTGCAGTCAAACCGTACACTCATGCCCTCCACAACGCTCGCATCCTGCTGCTGCCGGTTCAGAATCTGCGCTCGCCTGCAAGTAAATATAACCGGGAGATCAGCTTCTGAAAAGTCACGAAAAGCCTTCTTGTGTTGATTTAGAGGCGAACAGGTGGGTTGGCGGCCATCGAAATCCAGCCGCCGCCGCCGTCGCATGACCCAGAGTAACCTGCAGTCGCAAGCCAATGGGTTTCTGTCCAGCCTCAGTGTCTGCAAGTTCCCCACGGAGTGGAAGACGCCTTCTTCCAATGTGGACAGACGATTCGAGGACACATTGAGCAGACGAAAGTGGACCAGACCCCTGAAGGCACCTGGCTCAATACGTAGCAGTTTTCCACCTACCAGGTGCAACTGTTGGAGCCGCAGAAGCTCCCCAAGAAGGTTGGCCTGTATGGAGGTGATGGGGTTGTAGGACAAGTCAAGGTACTGCAGGTAGGTGAGAGGACGCAGTGCAGCATAAGGTACGGCGCTGAGATTGCAGTTGCTTAAAATTAAGGTGGTAAGGTTCAGACCTACCAAGCTGTTGCTATTTAGCGTCTCGAGAGAAGGCCAGTGGAGGATCTGCAAGGTGCGCAGTTGGTGGAGTCGGCGAAAGGCATTGTTGGGCAGGACATTTATGGTCAGCTTGCGCAGACGCAGCTTGGTCAAGCTCTGAAGTTGCGACAGAGCCTCGGTGGGGATGGAGGTCAAATTACTGCGGTCTACGTTCAACTCCTTCAGCGCCTGAAGCCCAACAAATGCCCGTTGCGAGATAAACACCAGGTCATTTTCTCCTGCATCGAGCAGCTGTAGATTAATCATGTCCCGAAATGTGTAATCCAGAAAAACCAGGATCTCATTATCACTGATATCCAGACGTTGAAGGTTGGAGAGTCCAGAGAAGACCCCAACCGGTAGGATCTTGAGACGGTTGTTTTTAATCGTCAAGTATCGCAGGTTCTTTAGCCCCTGAAATGTTTCCACCTCAATCATAGAGATTATATTCTCACTTAGGTCAAGGTCCTCTAGCTTTGACAGGCTGGAGAACTGACGCCTGGCCAGCGTTTTCAGCTGGTTTCTTGAAAGATCTAAGCGTTTGGCATTGTTTGGTAACCCCTCAGGCACACCTGTCAGGTGTCTTGAGGAGCAGTTGACCTCTAAAGTGTCAAGGTAACAAGTGCATTTCTGCGGACAGGTGAGGTCTGCAGCTGATAGGTTTGTGAACCACAACAGCAGGACTGTCCATGCGCCCTGCCGGCCACACAGATCCACGAACATCTTACCTCCTTCctgccaaaaaaaagaaaaaagaaagaatgagaaAATAATCTTTGAAAAAAACTGCATacgctggttaggtatgttttgaagcatggtagctggtcatgtgctggtcctaagcaactagctcctgctcaTAACCACCTTATAAGCAGGTCAGGACCaactaaggaccagcttaaaGCAGCTTAAACC
The nucleotide sequence above comes from Carassius gibelio isolate Cgi1373 ecotype wild population from Czech Republic chromosome B16, carGib1.2-hapl.c, whole genome shotgun sequence. Encoded proteins:
- the lingo4b gene encoding leucine-rich repeat and immunoglobulin-like domain-containing nogo receptor-interacting protein 4b; this encodes MFVDLCGRQGAWTVLLLWFTNLSAADLTCPQKCTCYLDTLEVNCSSRHLTGVPEGLPNNAKRLDLSRNQLKTLARRQFSSLSKLEDLDLSENIISMIEVETFQGLKNLRYLTIKNNRLKILPVGVFSGLSNLQRLDISDNEILVFLDYTFRDMINLQLLDAGENDLVFISQRAFVGLQALKELNVDRSNLTSIPTEALSQLQSLTKLRLRKLTINVLPNNAFRRLHQLRTLQILHWPSLETLNSNSLVGLNLTTLILSNCNLSAVPYAALRPLTYLQYLDLSYNPITSIQANLLGELLRLQQLHLVGGKLLRIEPGAFRGLVHFRLLNVSSNRLSTLEEGVFHSVGNLQTLRLDRNPLACDCRLLWVMRRRRRLDFDGRQPTCSPLNQHKKAFRDFSEADLPVIFTCRRAQILNRQQQDASVVEGMSVRFDCKADGYPSPSITWLSAQQTALSSVGRVRVLANGSLEVRYTQVQDSGTYLCTASNAAGNDSVSVSLQVEGLPQNRTVSYFSDEGWMETSLPPSTNSSARVSSPYPFDAKTLIIATTMGFLSFLSSVAICFVFMFFWSQSKGQIKHTATIDFVPRSSMGGGGDGGDTGRFTMKLI